In Psychrobacter sp. P11G3, a single genomic region encodes these proteins:
- a CDS encoding beta-ketoacyl-ACP synthase III — MTTCITGTGLYIPPYSISNEELVESFNQYVENYNTEHAEEIAAETVTALEPSSAAFIEKVSGIKSRYVMEKEGILNTEIMAPVIPYRNLGEELSVMAEMGAAALRDALADAGLEANDLDGIILACSNFQRTYPAVAIEIQNEIGMIGGFAYDMNVACSAATFGLSQAHGSIISGLAKRIAVVNVEITSAHLNWRNRDSHFIFGDVATASIVEELDTPKGYEILNSKLFTQFSTNIKNEYGFMDRSEYLAAQTEMYPDIKAPVTDKLFLQNGRKVFREVCPKVSEIITEHLQENDIPTSDVKMMWLHQANANMLDLILRTVVGKDADKSIAPSVIAEFANTSSASPMIVFHRHKDDLVSGDLGVICSFGAGYSIGSVLVRKV; from the coding sequence ATGACGACTTGTATCACAGGCACTGGTCTTTATATCCCACCTTACAGCATTAGTAACGAAGAGCTAGTTGAGTCATTTAACCAGTATGTTGAAAACTATAATACCGAACATGCTGAAGAGATAGCTGCAGAGACAGTGACGGCACTTGAGCCTTCTTCAGCTGCGTTTATCGAAAAAGTATCTGGTATTAAATCACGTTATGTGATGGAAAAAGAAGGTATCTTAAATACTGAAATTATGGCGCCAGTTATTCCTTACCGTAACTTGGGTGAAGAGCTGTCGGTCATGGCTGAAATGGGCGCAGCAGCACTTAGAGATGCCTTGGCTGATGCTGGACTTGAGGCCAATGACTTAGACGGTATCATCCTTGCTTGCTCAAACTTCCAGCGTACTTATCCTGCAGTTGCTATCGAAATCCAAAACGAAATTGGTATGATTGGCGGCTTTGCTTATGATATGAACGTTGCGTGTAGTGCGGCGACTTTTGGTCTGTCACAAGCACATGGTTCTATCATCTCTGGTTTGGCCAAGCGTATTGCTGTGGTCAACGTTGAGATTACCTCAGCGCATCTAAACTGGCGTAACCGTGACAGCCACTTTATCTTCGGTGATGTAGCGACCGCTTCTATCGTTGAAGAATTAGATACGCCAAAAGGTTACGAGATTCTAAACTCTAAGCTATTTACTCAGTTTTCGACCAACATCAAAAACGAATACGGCTTTATGGATCGCTCAGAGTATCTAGCAGCGCAGACTGAAATGTATCCAGATATCAAAGCACCGGTCACTGACAAGCTGTTTTTGCAAAACGGTCGTAAAGTATTCCGTGAAGTCTGTCCAAAAGTGTCAGAGATCATCACTGAGCACTTGCAAGAAAACGACATCCCAACATCTGATGTTAAGATGATGTGGTTGCATCAAGCCAATGCCAATATGTTGGATTTGATTCTGCGTACCGTGGTTGGTAAAGATGCCGATAAGTCGATTGCTCCAAGTGTTATTGCTGAATTTGCCAATACCAGCTCAGCGAGTCCTATGATTGTATTCCATCGCCACAAAGATGACTTAGTATCAGGTGATTTGGGCGTTATTTGCTCATTTGGTGCAGGTTACTCTATTGGATCGGTCTTAGTTCGCAAGGTCTAA
- the pnuC gene encoding nicotinamide riboside transporter PnuC, giving the protein MAELLNWLFGQYADYSTIFIILELIAVVFGVASVLLASKTNILVFPIGLVSTAIFVYLLWKWQLFGDMFINAYYTVMSLYGWINWSKNKKNHSVEHKQSNANNVRIEHLHAGDIPILSALAAGTIAFVGLVYYFRPVINNGFSFDGAVLGIHLFTWVDYTDMLTTALFLMAMWLMARRKIEHWILWIIADAISVPLYFYKGFTFTALQYVVFTLIAIWAYYEWQRRYRVQPRAAYA; this is encoded by the coding sequence ATGGCAGAACTTCTCAACTGGTTATTTGGTCAATACGCTGACTACTCTACAATATTCATCATTCTTGAACTGATTGCCGTTGTCTTTGGCGTAGCAAGTGTCTTACTCGCCAGCAAAACCAATATCCTAGTCTTCCCTATTGGTCTGGTCAGCACTGCTATATTTGTGTACCTACTGTGGAAGTGGCAGCTGTTTGGCGATATGTTCATCAATGCTTACTATACCGTGATGAGCTTGTATGGCTGGATTAACTGGTCAAAGAACAAGAAAAACCATTCTGTTGAGCACAAGCAGTCAAATGCCAATAATGTCCGTATTGAACATTTACATGCAGGTGACATCCCGATACTTTCTGCTTTGGCAGCGGGAACGATAGCTTTTGTAGGCTTGGTTTATTATTTCCGTCCAGTAATTAATAATGGCTTTAGTTTCGATGGTGCGGTACTTGGAATCCATCTATTTACTTGGGTCGATTATACTGACATGCTCACTACGGCTTTGTTTTTGATGGCGATGTGGCTCATGGCACGGCGCAAGATTGAGCATTGGATACTCTGGATCATCGCTGATGCGATATCGGTACCACTATACTTTTATAAAGGTTTTACTTTTACCGCGCTACAATATGTAGTCTTCACTCTTATCGCAATCTGGGCATACTATGAATGGCAACGACGCTACCGTGTACAACCTCGAGCAGCATACGCCTAA
- a CDS encoding ATP-binding protein → MYNLEQHTPKSVINVAVLGAESTGKTTLCRDLAAHFDAPWVSEYMRTYLQAKWDDEQLTCTWEDLLPIAQGQITLENTLAKQVAQTSDASHYLFCDTSLFELMVYSYWYYGACPVALEQAALAHHYDLILLTDVDTPWVADDLRDSPHQRDEISNYFASQLSKHQKPFQRISGDRKARIQKVVAKLANIDNILPD, encoded by the coding sequence GTGTACAACCTCGAGCAGCATACGCCTAAATCTGTCATCAACGTCGCGGTTTTAGGGGCAGAAAGTACGGGTAAGACGACCTTATGTCGTGATTTGGCCGCGCATTTTGATGCTCCTTGGGTGTCAGAATATATGCGTACCTACTTACAGGCAAAATGGGACGACGAGCAGCTGACTTGTACGTGGGAGGACCTGCTCCCTATCGCACAGGGGCAAATTACACTAGAAAATACCCTAGCCAAACAGGTCGCTCAGACGTCTGATGCTAGTCATTATTTGTTTTGCGATACCAGTCTGTTTGAACTAATGGTTTATTCTTATTGGTATTATGGCGCCTGCCCTGTGGCCCTTGAGCAAGCAGCGTTGGCGCATCACTATGATTTAATATTATTGACTGATGTTGATACGCCATGGGTCGCCGATGACCTGCGAGACAGTCCGCATCAACGCGATGAGATAAGCAACTATTTTGCCAGTCAATTAAGCAAGCATCAAAAACCATTTCAACGCATTAGTGGCGATAGAAAAGCGCGCATTCAGAAAGTAGTAGCGAAGCTCGCTAATATAGACAACATATTGCCTGACTAA